In Marinobacter antarcticus, one genomic interval encodes:
- a CDS encoding AI-2E family transporter → MYRILRGLAYKYFSDEEAVILFLILVTGTVFIIWFGAMLAPVIGSLIVAFILQGLVTRLNTIGVPEGIAILSVFLVFLGVLVGFMFGLLPLIWTQLSTLAGEAPRIIGELQSYLELLPEEYPHIISAQAVSSLYQQVNTEVGHMTQWLVSFSLSSIPDLVALLIYIVLVPILVFFFLKDRELLLGAISRLLPPQRPMMLKIWHEVNLQCANYVRGKALEILIVGGSTYIAFKLLGVPYAALLSLLVGLSVVIPYIGAAVVTIPVAVIALFAFGWGTHFIWVMVIYGIIQALDGNVLVPVLFSEVNNLHPVVIIVSVLFFGGIWGLWGVFFAIPLATMLKAVFSAWPVKDSFPSTAPDQM, encoded by the coding sequence ATGTACAGAATTTTACGCGGTCTTGCGTACAAATACTTTTCAGATGAAGAAGCTGTCATTCTTTTCCTGATCCTGGTGACAGGCACAGTTTTTATCATCTGGTTTGGTGCCATGCTTGCACCGGTAATCGGATCCCTCATCGTCGCGTTTATTTTGCAGGGGCTTGTGACCAGGCTGAACACTATCGGCGTTCCCGAGGGTATAGCAATACTTAGCGTATTCCTGGTGTTTCTCGGCGTACTGGTGGGCTTTATGTTTGGCCTGCTGCCGCTTATATGGACCCAGCTCAGCACCCTGGCGGGCGAGGCGCCCCGAATCATCGGCGAGCTGCAGTCCTATCTTGAGCTGCTGCCTGAAGAATACCCGCATATTATCTCTGCCCAGGCGGTTAGCAGCCTTTACCAGCAGGTGAACACGGAAGTAGGGCACATGACCCAGTGGCTGGTGTCCTTCTCGTTATCGAGTATTCCCGATCTGGTAGCACTGCTTATTTACATAGTGCTGGTGCCCATCCTGGTATTTTTCTTCCTGAAAGACCGTGAATTGCTGCTTGGCGCCATTTCCCGACTGCTTCCGCCTCAGCGCCCTATGATGCTGAAAATCTGGCACGAAGTGAATCTTCAATGTGCCAATTATGTGCGAGGGAAGGCCCTGGAAATTCTGATAGTTGGCGGCTCAACCTACATCGCGTTCAAGCTCTTGGGTGTGCCTTATGCAGCTCTGCTTTCGCTTTTGGTAGGCCTGAGTGTTGTTATTCCGTATATCGGTGCGGCCGTTGTTACCATTCCGGTTGCGGTGATAGCGCTGTTCGCCTTCGGCTGGGGCACCCACTTCATCTGGGTAATGGTGATATACGGGATCATTCAGGCCCTGGACGGTAACGTGCTGGTGCCCGTGCTATTCTCGGAAGTGAATAACCTGCACCCGGTTGTCATCATCGTTTCGGTACTGTTTTTTGGTGGTATCTGGGGATTGTGGGGCGTTTTCTTTGCCATTCCGCTGGCAACCATGCTGAAAGCCGTGTTCTCTGCCTGGCCGGTGAAGGATTCTTTCCCCTCAACCGCGCCAGATCAGATGTAA
- the pal gene encoding peptidoglycan-associated lipoprotein Pal, which translates to MKVSVQAKVLALLFSAGLFAGCSTTGENMEEGGYDSDVAAIDQDGGSTVYGGGDQGGISSSSMTEEERMEVQQQAEQQALREITTFYFDFDTSEIKPEARDVLVAHARYLSSNPGQNVRLEGHGDERGSKEYNLALGERRANAVQRFLIVNGASRGQMQTVSYGEEKPAVMGSSESAWAQNRRVELVFE; encoded by the coding sequence ATGAAGGTGTCAGTTCAAGCCAAAGTACTCGCTCTTTTATTCTCTGCAGGCCTTTTTGCCGGCTGTAGCACTACCGGTGAAAACATGGAAGAAGGGGGCTACGACTCCGACGTTGCGGCCATCGATCAGGATGGTGGCTCCACCGTTTATGGCGGCGGCGATCAGGGCGGTATTTCTTCGTCTTCAATGACTGAAGAAGAGCGGATGGAAGTTCAGCAGCAAGCTGAACAACAAGCTCTGCGTGAGATCACCACGTTCTATTTTGATTTTGACACCTCCGAAATCAAGCCAGAAGCCCGTGACGTATTGGTGGCACATGCTCGCTACCTTTCCAGCAACCCCGGCCAGAATGTGCGGCTTGAAGGCCACGGTGATGAGCGCGGGTCGAAGGAATACAACCTGGCTCTGGGTGAGCGCCGTGCCAACGCCGTTCAGCGTTTCCTTATTGTGAATGGTGCTTCACGGGGCCAGATGCAAACCGTAAGCTATGGTGAAGAGAAGCCGGCGGTAATGGGTTCGTCCGAGAGTGCATGGGCACAGAACCGCCGTGTGGAACTCGTATTCGAGTAA
- the tolA gene encoding cell envelope integrity protein TolA, whose amino-acid sequence MTGQEREFISTGAPPWKSPVVLSVTLHLLIVGVALAGWSWSSPIQEPPPSSISARLITQQEPEPSPVVEPVEQPDREQEQKELEKQKQAEAQKLQKQKEEEARKVAEQKKREETKRKAEEQAKAEERKAKETREAEAARQKAEAEAKERERRKAEAEAEAEKQRQQEAKRKAEEEKQRKEEQRKREEAERKKKEEQARQEAERKRLEAERRLQEQQLEAQAEQARKARADEARRQEQAAAARARETQMLSESQKYQALIRERLSQAWYPPSSATEDMTARLQITLLPTGELAGVKLVTSSGNTAFDNSALGAVRSLTRYPVPSERDTFETYFRQFTIEFNPRRLR is encoded by the coding sequence GTGACAGGTCAGGAACGGGAATTTATCAGTACCGGAGCGCCGCCATGGAAGTCGCCAGTCGTGTTGTCGGTTACTTTGCACCTGCTTATCGTCGGCGTCGCCCTTGCAGGTTGGTCGTGGTCGTCTCCTATCCAAGAGCCTCCTCCCAGCAGTATTTCCGCTCGCCTTATTACCCAGCAGGAGCCGGAGCCGAGCCCGGTTGTTGAGCCGGTAGAACAGCCGGATCGAGAGCAGGAACAGAAAGAGCTCGAGAAACAGAAGCAGGCAGAAGCACAGAAGCTCCAGAAGCAAAAGGAAGAAGAAGCCCGCAAGGTCGCTGAGCAGAAAAAACGCGAAGAGACCAAGCGTAAAGCTGAAGAGCAGGCGAAAGCCGAAGAGCGTAAGGCCAAAGAAACCCGCGAAGCAGAAGCTGCGCGCCAGAAAGCGGAGGCTGAAGCGAAAGAACGTGAACGCCGTAAAGCCGAGGCTGAGGCTGAGGCAGAGAAACAGCGCCAGCAAGAGGCAAAGCGCAAGGCAGAAGAAGAAAAACAGCGCAAAGAAGAGCAGCGCAAACGAGAAGAAGCCGAGCGTAAGAAAAAAGAGGAGCAGGCGCGACAGGAAGCCGAGCGTAAGCGGCTTGAAGCTGAGCGACGTCTTCAGGAGCAGCAACTGGAGGCCCAGGCAGAGCAAGCCAGAAAAGCACGCGCGGATGAAGCGCGGCGTCAAGAACAGGCTGCCGCTGCCAGAGCCAGAGAAACGCAGATGCTGTCGGAGAGCCAGAAATATCAGGCACTGATCCGTGAGCGTCTCAGCCAGGCCTGGTATCCGCCTTCCTCGGCGACAGAAGACATGACGGCGCGTTTGCAGATTACACTGCTGCCAACCGGTGAACTGGCTGGCGTAAAACTTGTCACCAGCAGCGGGAATACAGCATTTGATAACTCTGCGCTGGGCGCAGTAAGGTCATTGACCCGGTATCCGGTGCCGAGTGAGCGGGACACGTTTGAAACCTATTTCCGCCAGTTCACGATCGAATTCAATCCTCGAAGATTGAGATAA
- the ybgF gene encoding tol-pal system protein YbgF: protein MRKQLMAAVIFPFAIGHAGMTLAQSSTSAFQSNASEAQRKANASQATSELFYMIQQLQGEVRRLQGETEEQRHLIKRLQDQGRDRYIDLDQRILDLSEKVSAQPQAVESAGGEAGAKAKGAAEMREYRQPEAEERKAYQAIQDLIHSQKKYDEAISRIYEFIDKYPEGDLTVNAYYWLGEVYLVKPQLEQARQAFSIVATRYADHRKAPDAVYKLGITLDRLDKKTEARRQMEQVVNDYPKSEAARLARKFLGSDQG from the coding sequence ATGAGAAAACAGCTCATGGCGGCAGTGATCTTCCCGTTTGCCATTGGGCACGCGGGAATGACGCTGGCGCAATCATCTACGTCCGCATTTCAGAGCAATGCTTCTGAGGCCCAGCGTAAGGCTAATGCCAGCCAGGCGACGTCTGAGCTCTTCTACATGATCCAGCAGCTGCAGGGCGAAGTCCGGCGGCTTCAGGGTGAGACAGAAGAGCAGCGACATCTCATTAAGCGCCTGCAGGACCAGGGAAGGGATCGTTACATCGATCTGGATCAGCGCATACTCGATCTTTCCGAGAAGGTCTCAGCCCAGCCTCAGGCCGTTGAGAGTGCCGGCGGAGAAGCCGGTGCAAAGGCTAAGGGGGCGGCTGAGATGCGCGAGTACCGTCAGCCTGAGGCCGAGGAGCGAAAGGCATATCAAGCCATTCAGGATCTTATCCACAGCCAGAAAAAGTACGATGAAGCCATTAGCCGGATTTATGAGTTTATCGACAAGTATCCCGAAGGGGATCTCACGGTGAATGCCTATTACTGGCTGGGCGAGGTCTACCTGGTAAAACCGCAGCTTGAGCAGGCTCGTCAGGCATTTTCTATTGTAGCAACCCGTTATGCGGATCATCGCAAAGCGCCGGATGCTGTATACAAGTTAGGCATAACACTCGATCGGCTGGATAAAAAAACCGAGGCTCGTCGACAGATGGAGCAGGTTGTTAATGACTATCCCAAAAGCGAAGCTGCCCGACTTGCCAGGAAATTTCTCGGCTCTGATCAGGGCTGA
- the tolR gene encoding protein TolR — translation MKGIGMMPENRRKPMAEINVVPYIDVMLVLLIIFMVTAPMLTQGVKVDLPETASDPIQADKNVESIIVSVDANGAYYVEVGDKGSDPMPLSEVREQVAKILSQRTSRDILVRGDENVDYGTVVRLMATLQGAGATSIGLITDTLPDET, via the coding sequence ATGAAAGGTATCGGGATGATGCCCGAAAATCGGCGTAAGCCGATGGCGGAAATTAACGTCGTTCCATACATCGACGTTATGCTGGTGCTGTTGATTATTTTCATGGTCACGGCGCCCATGCTGACTCAGGGCGTGAAAGTTGATCTTCCGGAGACCGCGTCTGACCCGATTCAGGCAGACAAAAATGTGGAATCCATCATCGTGTCTGTGGATGCCAACGGTGCTTATTACGTTGAAGTCGGCGACAAGGGCAGCGATCCCATGCCGCTTTCGGAAGTGCGTGAGCAGGTGGCCAAAATCCTGTCTCAGAGGACATCCAGAGACATACTCGTGCGTGGCGACGAGAATGTAGATTACGGCACGGTAGTTCGTTTGATGGCAACTCTTCAGGGTGCGGGGGCAACCAGCATTGGTCTGATTACCGACACGCTCCCGGACGAAACGTGA
- the tolQ gene encoding protein TolQ: protein MDSELSVWSLISNAGVLVQLVMLLLAAASVMSWALIFQRSQVFRKARKAQLAFEERFWSGMDLGQLYREVNAEPTPFSGLESLFRAGFKEFSRLRQQSRDADAVMEGTQRAMRVAFSREQERMEAHLPFLATVGSTSPYVGLFGTVWGIMNSFRGLAQVQQATLATVAPGISEALIATAMGLFAAIPAVIAYNRFSTKSDALLKNYETFAEEFSSILHRRVHSANNSAEKGTA from the coding sequence GTGGATTCGGAATTATCAGTCTGGAGTCTGATTTCAAATGCCGGTGTGTTGGTGCAGCTGGTCATGTTGTTGCTTGCAGCCGCATCGGTTATGTCCTGGGCGCTTATCTTTCAGCGCTCTCAGGTGTTTCGCAAGGCCCGGAAGGCGCAGCTTGCGTTTGAAGAGCGTTTCTGGTCCGGCATGGATCTGGGGCAGCTCTATCGCGAAGTGAACGCTGAGCCGACACCTTTCTCCGGGTTGGAGTCGTTATTTCGTGCTGGCTTCAAAGAGTTTTCCCGGCTGCGCCAGCAAAGCAGGGATGCAGATGCCGTTATGGAAGGTACCCAGCGAGCCATGCGGGTCGCATTTTCCCGCGAGCAGGAACGCATGGAAGCCCATCTGCCGTTTCTTGCCACAGTGGGCTCAACAAGTCCCTATGTCGGCCTGTTCGGCACAGTTTGGGGCATCATGAATTCGTTTCGCGGTCTGGCTCAGGTTCAGCAGGCTACGCTGGCCACTGTGGCCCCAGGTATTTCAGAAGCACTCATTGCCACCGCCATGGGCTTGTTTGCGGCTATTCCTGCGGTCATTGCCTACAACCGCTTCTCGACCAAGTCGGATGCGCTTCTGAAGAATTACGAAACGTTTGCCGAAGAGTTTTCCAGCATTCTGCATCGTCGGGTTCATAGTGCCAATAACAGCGCCGAGAAGGGCACAGCCTGA
- a CDS encoding M48 family metalloprotease → MNILLTEFRCYRKLSTAVVFAFALVSSSASTAQETRLPNIGGNGGGLISGQQESDIGQQVMVSIRRSAPRITDPLVYDYLSAIVYRLVPSAPLENRDLTFALIDSPALNAFAVPGGIVGVNGGLFLNAATEQQFASVLAHELAHLSQRHFSRRLEQQETSAPLTIAGMIAGIVLSAVTQSDIGIAAIAGTQALAIQNMLAYSRLNEQEADRVGLDILATAGMDPRGMPEMFEIMMRQNRLQGSNVPEYLSTHPLTQNRVADTRNRAEQYPEKTIRDGQEYHLVRSRLQVHYSSSPEIAVETFESYLKTANAQSNEAIRYGLAVAYLNNNQFEKAANIINELLASNPGRITLQVTLAEIRIQQNRLDEARSLLKDALSRNPGNYPITSTLADVEIAAGNGTQATEYLKQLTRRMPQQDYLWLRLAEAEGMARNIVGVHRARAEYDALMGDLESAQRQLRQAQEKLPTGSAQRQVVSERLGEITSRLQTRRNS, encoded by the coding sequence ATGAATATCCTTCTTACAGAGTTTCGCTGTTACCGAAAGCTATCAACGGCTGTGGTTTTTGCTTTTGCGCTGGTATCAAGTTCTGCGTCCACCGCACAGGAAACCCGGCTGCCAAACATTGGAGGCAACGGTGGTGGCCTTATTTCCGGGCAACAGGAAAGCGACATCGGGCAGCAGGTTATGGTGTCGATCCGGCGATCAGCACCACGCATAACCGATCCTCTGGTCTACGATTATCTCAGCGCCATCGTTTATCGACTCGTGCCCTCAGCACCGCTGGAAAATCGAGATCTCACCTTTGCGCTTATTGACAGCCCCGCCCTGAATGCTTTCGCGGTACCCGGCGGTATTGTTGGCGTAAACGGAGGTCTGTTTCTCAACGCGGCCACGGAGCAGCAGTTCGCATCGGTGCTCGCTCACGAGCTTGCTCACCTCAGCCAGCGGCACTTTTCCCGCCGGCTGGAGCAACAGGAAACCAGCGCGCCTCTCACCATTGCCGGAATGATCGCCGGCATCGTGCTCTCTGCGGTCACTCAATCTGATATAGGCATTGCAGCCATTGCCGGCACTCAAGCCCTGGCCATACAGAATATGCTGGCGTACAGCCGGCTGAACGAACAGGAAGCCGACCGCGTGGGGCTGGATATTCTGGCAACCGCAGGAATGGATCCACGCGGCATGCCTGAAATGTTCGAGATCATGATGCGGCAGAACCGGCTACAGGGAAGCAACGTGCCGGAATATCTTTCAACCCACCCTCTGACCCAGAACCGGGTGGCAGATACCCGCAACCGTGCAGAGCAATATCCGGAAAAGACCATCAGGGACGGCCAGGAGTACCATTTGGTGCGCAGCCGCCTGCAAGTGCACTATTCGTCCTCTCCCGAAATTGCAGTGGAAACCTTCGAAAGCTACCTGAAAACAGCAAATGCCCAAAGCAATGAGGCGATCCGGTATGGGCTGGCCGTCGCTTACCTGAATAACAATCAGTTTGAAAAGGCAGCCAATATTATTAACGAGTTACTGGCCAGCAATCCGGGCAGGATAACCTTGCAGGTAACGCTCGCAGAAATACGGATTCAACAGAATAGACTTGACGAGGCGCGATCGCTTCTAAAAGACGCCCTGAGCAGAAACCCAGGCAACTACCCGATTACATCCACCCTTGCGGATGTGGAAATTGCAGCGGGTAACGGTACCCAGGCGACCGAGTACCTGAAACAACTGACCCGCAGAATGCCGCAACAGGATTACCTGTGGCTGAGGCTCGCAGAAGCCGAGGGCATGGCCAGGAACATCGTGGGCGTCCACCGTGCCCGAGCGGAATACGATGCCCTTATGGGTGACCTGGAGTCTGCCCAGAGGCAACTCCGGCAGGCTCAGGAGAAGTTGCCCACGGGCTCAGCCCAGCGACAGGTTGTGAGTGAGCGGCTGGGAGAAATTACCAGCCGCCTTCAAACGCGCCGAAACAGCTAG
- a CDS encoding peroxiredoxin, whose product MSSVELNKPVPDFEAAATGDQTVRLADLRGKNVVIYFYPKDNTPGCTTEGQDFRDQMKAFAELDTEIFGVSRDGLKAHENFRTKFEFPFHLISDKDEALCQLFDVIKLKKLYGKEHMGIERSTFLIDQDGVLRKEWRGVKVPGHVDEVLAAVEAL is encoded by the coding sequence ATGTCATCTGTTGAACTGAACAAGCCGGTACCAGACTTTGAAGCGGCAGCCACGGGCGACCAGACCGTTCGGCTGGCAGATTTGCGCGGCAAGAATGTCGTTATTTATTTTTACCCGAAGGACAATACACCAGGCTGCACAACGGAAGGGCAAGACTTCCGGGACCAAATGAAAGCGTTTGCTGAACTGGATACAGAGATTTTCGGGGTTTCACGGGACGGACTCAAGGCACACGAGAACTTCCGGACAAAGTTCGAATTTCCGTTTCACCTGATTTCCGATAAAGACGAAGCGCTGTGCCAGCTGTTTGACGTTATAAAACTGAAGAAATTATACGGCAAAGAGCACATGGGAATCGAACGCAGCACGTTCCTGATTGACCAGGATGGCGTGCTGCGCAAAGAGTGGCGCGGCGTGAAAGTACCGGGACACGTGGATGAAGTGCTCGCGGCCGTAGAAGCGCTCTGA
- the tolB gene encoding Tol-Pal system beta propeller repeat protein TolB, with protein sequence MIQRISFRPLKALFAAAALMLLVATSVQAELLIRVTEGADSAIPVSVVPFAENGSMPAGDKVSSIVQADLAMSGEFRALPPEKMLSLPSKRADVYFRDWRLLGQRYVLVGELTRNGDRVEARYELFDVNREERILGETAAAPASNMRSLAHHISDKVYEAITGVSGAFSTKLAYVTLDMANGERRYRLQVSDIDGKRPKVRLESKEPILSPAWSPDGEKLAYVSFETDKPVIFVHELRSGKRSKVADFPGLNSAPTWSADGQSMLMTLSKDGNAEIYQMNLQSRKVTKLTNHWAIDTEAAWDSSGDGIFFTSDRSGGPQIYYMAKPGAEPRRITFGSRYNARPRPDSSGNYVYYVHQRDRAFTIARTNLKNDEETVLTRTESDESPSVSPNGRMLIYATKQSGESVLTVISADGGAAYSLPASEGDVRDPAWGPIVR encoded by the coding sequence ATGATACAGAGAATTTCGTTCAGGCCATTAAAGGCGTTGTTTGCAGCGGCTGCCCTGATGCTTCTGGTGGCGACCAGTGTTCAGGCCGAATTATTGATCCGGGTTACCGAAGGTGCCGACTCAGCTATCCCGGTATCCGTGGTGCCGTTTGCAGAAAACGGCAGCATGCCTGCGGGAGATAAGGTAAGCAGCATTGTGCAGGCAGATCTGGCCATGAGCGGCGAGTTTCGCGCCTTGCCGCCTGAGAAAATGCTGAGCCTGCCGTCAAAACGCGCCGATGTGTATTTCCGTGATTGGCGCTTGCTGGGGCAGCGTTACGTGCTGGTAGGCGAGCTGACCCGTAACGGCGATCGTGTGGAGGCCCGTTACGAGCTGTTTGATGTGAACCGTGAAGAGCGGATACTCGGTGAGACAGCTGCAGCGCCGGCGTCGAATATGCGGTCATTGGCCCACCACATCAGCGATAAAGTGTATGAAGCTATCACGGGAGTCTCGGGAGCCTTCTCCACCAAACTGGCCTATGTAACTCTCGATATGGCTAACGGGGAGCGCCGCTACAGGCTGCAGGTCAGTGATATCGACGGAAAGCGTCCCAAAGTTCGTCTTGAGAGCAAGGAGCCGATTCTGTCACCCGCCTGGTCGCCGGATGGAGAGAAGCTGGCTTACGTTTCATTTGAAACCGATAAGCCGGTTATTTTTGTTCACGAACTCAGGTCTGGCAAGCGTTCAAAGGTAGCCGATTTCCCGGGCCTGAATTCGGCTCCGACCTGGTCAGCGGACGGGCAATCCATGCTGATGACTCTGTCGAAGGATGGTAACGCCGAAATCTATCAGATGAATCTTCAGTCCCGCAAAGTGACAAAGCTCACCAACCACTGGGCGATCGATACCGAAGCAGCCTGGGACAGTTCAGGTGATGGCATATTCTTCACTTCAGACCGCTCGGGCGGCCCCCAGATCTATTACATGGCAAAACCGGGCGCCGAGCCGCGCCGCATTACGTTCGGTAGCCGTTACAACGCACGGCCGCGCCCGGACAGCTCAGGTAATTATGTGTATTACGTGCACCAGCGTGACCGGGCATTCACCATCGCCCGTACCAATCTGAAAAACGATGAGGAGACGGTTCTCACTCGTACAGAATCCGATGAGTCCCCCAGCGTGTCGCCAAATGGCCGCATGCTGATCTATGCCACCAAACAAAGTGGTGAAAGCGTACTGACGGTCATCTCTGCTGATGGCGGCGCTGCGTACAGTCTTCCCGCCTCGGAAGGTGATGTTCGCGACCCGGCCTGGGGGCCTATTGTTCGGTAG
- the nadA gene encoding quinolinate synthase NadA, with protein sequence MTKAEDRILVQEHLAHAAEPKLLSADEKARLETRIKAVLKEKNAVLVAHYYVDPDIQRLAEESGGCVADSLEMARFGNQHPATTVVVAGVRFMGETAKILNPEKRVLMPTLEATCSLDVGCPADEFEAFCDEHSDRTVVVYANTSAAVKARADWVVTSSCAQAIVEDLDARGEKILWAPDKHLGHYVQKTTGADMLLWEGSCIVHEEFKHRGLEDLKALYPDAVVLVHPESPDAVVELADVVGSTSQLIHAVQTLPNQEFIVATDNGIFYKMQQFAPNKTLIEAPTAGNGATCRSCAQCPWMAMNGLENLLHVIEHGDQEVLVDAETRENALRPLRRMLDFTAGMNLKAAGNA encoded by the coding sequence ATGACTAAAGCTGAAGACCGAATCCTTGTTCAGGAACACTTGGCCCACGCAGCGGAGCCGAAGCTGCTCAGCGCTGATGAGAAGGCGCGGCTTGAAACCCGTATCAAGGCTGTCCTCAAGGAAAAAAACGCCGTGCTTGTAGCGCACTATTACGTGGATCCGGATATCCAGCGCCTTGCTGAGGAAAGCGGTGGTTGTGTCGCAGACTCACTGGAAATGGCCCGCTTCGGAAACCAGCATCCGGCCACGACTGTAGTGGTCGCTGGTGTGCGTTTCATGGGTGAAACGGCCAAGATTCTTAATCCTGAAAAGCGCGTGTTAATGCCCACCCTGGAAGCAACCTGCTCGCTCGATGTCGGGTGTCCGGCGGATGAGTTTGAAGCCTTCTGCGATGAGCACAGCGATCGTACCGTGGTGGTTTACGCCAATACGTCGGCCGCTGTCAAAGCCCGCGCGGATTGGGTTGTAACGTCCAGTTGTGCTCAGGCTATTGTGGAAGATCTCGACGCACGGGGAGAGAAAATTCTCTGGGCCCCTGACAAGCACCTCGGCCACTACGTGCAGAAAACCACCGGTGCTGACATGCTGCTGTGGGAAGGTTCCTGTATCGTGCATGAGGAGTTCAAGCATCGCGGCCTGGAAGACCTCAAAGCCCTGTACCCGGACGCGGTGGTTCTGGTCCACCCGGAATCTCCGGATGCTGTCGTGGAATTGGCGGATGTGGTTGGCTCAACCTCGCAGCTGATTCACGCGGTACAGACCTTGCCGAATCAGGAATTCATTGTCGCTACCGATAATGGCATTTTCTACAAGATGCAGCAGTTTGCACCCAATAAAACGCTTATTGAAGCACCTACGGCGGGCAACGGTGCTACATGCCGAAGCTGTGCCCAGTGCCCGTGGATGGCGATGAATGGCCTGGAAAATCTGCTGCATGTGATTGAGCACGGCGATCAGGAAGTGCTTGTGGATGCGGAAACCCGTGAGAACGCACTCAGGCCTCTGCGGCGCATGCTGGATTTCACCGCAGGGATGAATCTGAAGGCTGCCGGTAACGCCTAG
- a CDS encoding sulfurtransferase TusA family protein → MSDRTLDASGLRCPMPLLKTKLELNGMSPGEKLEVIATDAGSARDIPAFLELSRHRLVNSSETDGHYRFVIECGG, encoded by the coding sequence ATGTCTGATCGTACACTGGATGCGTCAGGGCTTCGCTGCCCGATGCCCCTGCTGAAAACAAAGCTGGAACTCAATGGCATGTCTCCCGGCGAGAAGCTTGAGGTAATCGCCACCGATGCAGGCTCTGCCCGCGATATCCCGGCCTTTCTGGAGTTATCCCGCCACCGCCTGGTGAACTCCTCTGAAACGGATGGCCACTACCGGTTTGTGATAGAGTGCGGCGGTTAA
- the dapA gene encoding 4-hydroxy-tetrahydrodipicolinate synthase, producing MITGSLVALVTPMHPNGDIHWEDLDKLVDFHLENGTDGIVAVGTTGESATLDQKEHCRVIGHIIKRVNGRIPVIAGTGGNSTREAIELTTEAYKLGADACLLVVPYYNKPTQEGLYQHFKTIAEAVPGISQMLYNVPGRTACDMLNETVLRLADIPNIVAIKDATGNIPRGAELIAALDGRLAVYSGDDATAAELILAGGQGNVSVTANVAPKAMSELCAAAIAGNREETERLNELLMPLNRKLFLEANPIPVKWSLQRMGMIGEGIRLPLTPFSEKFHAELEEAMKASGVL from the coding sequence ATGATTACGGGTAGCCTTGTAGCACTGGTCACGCCCATGCATCCAAACGGTGACATTCACTGGGAGGATCTGGATAAACTGGTGGACTTTCATCTGGAGAACGGTACAGACGGTATCGTTGCTGTGGGGACCACCGGTGAATCCGCAACGCTCGATCAAAAAGAGCACTGCCGGGTAATTGGTCACATCATCAAACGTGTGAACGGGCGGATCCCTGTTATTGCGGGTACCGGTGGCAACAGTACCCGGGAAGCCATTGAGCTGACAACCGAGGCCTACAAGCTTGGTGCGGACGCCTGCCTGCTGGTTGTGCCCTATTACAACAAGCCGACCCAGGAAGGCCTTTACCAGCACTTCAAGACGATCGCAGAGGCGGTGCCCGGCATTAGCCAGATGCTCTATAACGTGCCGGGACGTACGGCCTGCGACATGCTCAACGAAACCGTTCTTCGCCTGGCCGACATTCCGAATATTGTTGCCATCAAAGACGCCACCGGCAATATTCCCCGGGGTGCGGAACTGATTGCCGCCCTTGACGGACGTCTGGCGGTCTACTCCGGTGACGATGCCACTGCGGCTGAACTGATTCTCGCGGGCGGCCAGGGTAATGTTTCCGTTACCGCCAATGTTGCGCCCAAAGCTATGTCCGAGTTATGCGCAGCGGCTATTGCGGGCAACCGGGAAGAGACGGAGCGCCTGAATGAGCTTCTGATGCCCTTGAATCGCAAGCTGTTTCTGGAGGCGAACCCTATCCCGGTCAAGTGGTCGCTTCAGCGTATGGGTATGATTGGCGAAGGTATCCGGCTCCCGCTGACACCGTTCAGCGAGAAATTTCACGCTGAACTTGAAGAAGCTATGAAAGCCTCGGGTGTACTCTGA